A part of Micromonospora chersina genomic DNA contains:
- a CDS encoding 2'-5' RNA ligase family protein, translating to MKRSVAGGVARSVEGRDGSPDAGDTIQIGIAVDIPEPWGGMLTRRRVEAGDPQAVPAHVTLLGPTEIPVRALPAVEEHLARVAATHLPFTLHLRGTGTFRPVTQVVFVAVAAGISECELLAAAINAAPELHREARFPYHPHVTVAQDVPPEVLDKAYEDLADFSALFEVEAFTLFSHSGATRWQPRRDFRLGG from the coding sequence GTGAAGCGGTCGGTGGCCGGAGGGGTGGCGCGCAGCGTGGAGGGCAGGGACGGTTCGCCGGACGCCGGCGACACCATCCAGATCGGGATCGCGGTCGACATCCCCGAGCCGTGGGGCGGGATGCTCACCCGCCGGCGGGTCGAGGCCGGCGACCCGCAGGCCGTCCCGGCGCACGTCACTCTTCTCGGGCCCACCGAGATCCCGGTGCGCGCGCTGCCCGCCGTCGAGGAGCACCTGGCCCGGGTGGCGGCCACGCACCTGCCGTTCACCCTGCACCTGCGGGGCACCGGCACGTTCCGGCCGGTCACCCAGGTGGTCTTCGTGGCGGTGGCCGCCGGGATCAGCGAGTGCGAACTGCTCGCCGCCGCCATCAACGCGGCCCCCGAGCTGCACCGCGAGGCGCGCTTCCCGTACCACCCGCACGTCACGGTGGCCCAGGACGTGCCGCCCGAGGTGCTCGACAAGGCGTACGAGGACCTGGCCGACTTCTCCGCGCTCTTCGAGGTGGAGGCGTTCACCCTCTTCTCGCACAGCGGGGCCACCCGGTGGCAGCCCCGCCGCGACTTCCGCCTCGGCGGCTGA